A region of Beijerinckia sp. 28-YEA-48 DNA encodes the following proteins:
- a CDS encoding nuclear transport factor 2 family protein, with translation MTDFNQIADRYLASWNERDAAKRDTALAGVFTANASFVDPVMQSEGLPGISAMIGQVQERFPGHSFKRLGEADGYNDRVRFTWELAAGDGAVVKGTDVATLDAAGKVNAVIGFFDFVRQ, from the coding sequence ATGACCGATTTCAACCAGATCGCCGACCGCTATCTCGCCAGCTGGAACGAGCGCGATGCGGCCAAGCGCGACACAGCTCTCGCCGGCGTGTTCACCGCCAACGCCAGCTTCGTCGATCCGGTGATGCAGAGCGAGGGGCTGCCGGGCATTTCGGCGATGATCGGCCAGGTGCAGGAGCGCTTCCCCGGCCACAGCTTCAAGCGCCTGGGCGAGGCGGACGGCTACAACGACCGTGTGCGCTTCACTTGGGAACTGGCGGCCGGAGATGGCGCCGTCGTCAAGGGCACCGATGTCGCCACCCTCGATGCGGCCGGCAAGGTCAACGCCGTCATCGGCTTCTTCGACTTCGTCCGTCAGTAA
- a CDS encoding helix-turn-helix transcriptional regulator yields the protein MNTTSLSSPSPAPVSFGDHLRVWRQRRRLSQLDLATEAEISTRHLSFVETGRAKPSREMVLALAHQLEVPLRETNVMLAAAGFAPSFSERALDDPQLTAARQAVDLVLKGHEPYPALAVDRRWNLVAMNAAVAPLLDGIAPALLTPPVNVLRLSLHPEGLAPRILNLQEWRAHIFMRLSQQIDATADAGLVDLLEELRNYPAPRRQPPRIADGPVIATPLRLSSPAGELSFISTTTVFGTPLEVTLSELAIEAFFPADAQTAQALANVAQSATQP from the coding sequence ATGAACACGACATCCCTCTCTTCCCCCTCGCCCGCCCCGGTCAGCTTCGGCGACCATCTGCGCGTCTGGCGCCAACGCCGCCGCCTGAGCCAGCTCGACCTCGCCACCGAGGCCGAGATCTCGACGCGGCATCTGAGCTTCGTCGAGACCGGCCGCGCCAAGCCATCGCGCGAGATGGTGCTGGCCCTAGCGCACCAGCTCGAGGTGCCGCTGCGCGAGACCAATGTGATGCTGGCGGCGGCCGGCTTCGCGCCATCGTTCAGCGAGCGCGCCCTCGACGACCCGCAGCTCACCGCCGCCCGGCAAGCGGTCGATCTGGTGCTGAAAGGCCACGAGCCCTATCCGGCGCTGGCGGTCGACCGGCGCTGGAACCTGGTCGCCATGAATGCCGCCGTCGCGCCCCTCCTCGACGGGATCGCGCCGGCGCTACTGACGCCGCCCGTCAACGTGTTGCGGCTGAGCCTGCACCCCGAGGGACTGGCGCCGCGCATCCTCAACCTGCAGGAATGGCGGGCCCATATTTTCATGCGCCTGTCGCAACAGATCGACGCCACGGCCGATGCCGGGCTGGTCGATCTGTTGGAGGAGTTGCGCAACTATCCGGCGCCGCGCCGGCAGCCGCCGCGCATCGCGGACGGGCCCGTGATCGCGACGCCCTTGCGGCTCTCGTCGCCAGCGGGCGAATTGTCGTTCATCAGCACGACGACCGTGTTTGGTACGCCGCTGGAAGTGACCCTGTCGGAACTCGCTATCGAGGCGTTCTTTCCCGCTGATGCGCAGACAGCGCAAGCGCTGGCCAACGTCGCGCAGTCCGCCACTCAACCCTAG
- a CDS encoding AraC family transcriptional regulator, whose product MTIADAVGQLAITSAHFPGSDYIEAFRETYGRTVMQLDIEPLPGHPLDLNFNITGFADFGLAVGHISPTRNRHTTAMIDNDDIVLVFSPQGHGSLHQIGRDVTLRDGEAAFVSNGIPGTFYGHAHSRMYNLRFNRKRLDVLTGDVEAALVKLIQPDNPTLKLLTRYTRVVTEAETLTSPDLRRAVSTHMHDLAALLLGATRDGAMEAKQRGVRAARMRAIKDDIASHLLARDLSVDALTRRHGISPRSIRALFNEEGTTFTDYVLSQRLARVHRLLCDPGCTVWTISAIAYDTGFGDLSYFNHAFRRRYGATPSDIRAAALKR is encoded by the coding sequence GTGACGATCGCTGATGCCGTGGGCCAACTCGCCATCACCAGTGCGCATTTTCCAGGCTCCGACTATATCGAAGCATTCCGAGAAACCTATGGCCGCACCGTCATGCAACTCGACATCGAACCGCTTCCCGGCCATCCGCTCGACCTGAATTTCAACATCACGGGCTTTGCCGACTTCGGCCTAGCCGTCGGACATATTTCGCCGACACGCAACCGCCACACCACGGCGATGATCGACAATGACGACATCGTCCTTGTCTTTTCTCCGCAAGGGCATGGCTCTTTGCATCAGATAGGGCGAGACGTCACCCTGCGCGACGGCGAAGCGGCCTTCGTCTCGAACGGCATCCCCGGCACATTCTATGGGCATGCTCATTCACGCATGTACAACCTGCGCTTCAACCGAAAGCGGCTCGACGTGCTGACTGGCGATGTCGAAGCGGCCTTGGTCAAATTGATCCAGCCCGACAATCCGACGCTCAAACTGCTCACGCGTTACACGCGGGTCGTCACCGAAGCCGAGACCCTGACTTCGCCAGACCTGCGCCGCGCCGTCTCCACCCACATGCATGACCTCGCCGCCTTGCTGCTGGGCGCCACGCGCGATGGCGCCATGGAGGCCAAACAACGCGGTGTGCGCGCAGCGCGCATGCGCGCCATCAAAGACGATATCGCCAGCCATCTTCTGGCGCGCGACCTGAGCGTCGATGCCCTGACGCGACGCCACGGCATTTCGCCGCGCAGCATTCGCGCTCTGTTCAACGAGGAGGGAACGACATTCACCGATTACGTTCTCAGCCAGCGCCTGGCGCGCGTGCATCGCCTGCTCTGCGATCCCGGGTGCACCGTGTGGACGATCAGCGCCATCGCCTATGACACAGGCTTCGGCGACCTCTCCTATTTCAATCATGCGTTCCGGCGTCGCTATGGCGCGACCCCGTCGGACATTCGCGCTGCGGCCCTGAAGCGCTGA
- a CDS encoding autotransporter domain-containing protein: MVAIKQRGIVDRAQRGAGQSRRLALLATTALLSLAPSITFAQVVIDGGATETVPGTQASPWTIGNTLTVGAFSNGTLNIGPGGVVSNTDAIVGDQIGSSGTVDVSGAGAIWNSSGALIIGSTGSGSLTVRNDATATANNVTAGVYPGSSGGIVVDGASSVLSVANQLIVGDLGYGALEVRNGGWVVNTEGYIGYMPSGYANQVSVTGANSRWDNLGPLYVGYNGDGSLAISGGGTVNAIAVGIGSNTPAATGAVNVDGPGSSLNVLFNLYVGFQGSGQLTLTNGAQATAYGIFVGDQTDAIGSIRVSGVNSILTSAVDTIIGNLGRGSLTIENGGAVMTGGNAAVGAETGSSGGVLVTGAGSLWDIAGSTLSVGGASGAGYGQLTVNDGATVTVGNGNGLIEAGLSSNGFGRIVIGGAITSPGNNPPAAPGTINAAEVQVGDHGTGSLVFNHTSSNYTFTPIISGNGNVDNVAGTTILTADSNGFAGITTVSGGHLVVNGKLGSTVYVQADPSQERAMLSGTGTIGALYMGTNSIVAPGNLIGTLNVVGNVIFNGGSIYQVELNAAGQSDRIAAGGTATISGGSVQVLAGAGNYALSTQYTVLTATGGRSGTFDSVSSNLAFLAPSLSYDANTVYLTMTRNSIDFAAVGDTRNERAAGAGVESAGWSSPIYTAVLNLSGPQARAAFDQLSGEVHASVQNVIIQDSHFLRDASLDRLRSAFDGVGAVQTPVMSYASGGPVLVPGKTERFAIWGRAFGAWGTTNSDGNAARLRHDVGGAFIGADGLVGDNWRFGLLAGYSRSTFRVSDRSSSGASDTYHLGVYGGSQFGALAFRSGASLSWHDITTNRAVNFPGFTNSLHGRQTARTAQVFGELGYGIRAGSFGFEPFANLAYVNLTTDGFSETGGPAALAVRGNSTGITYSTLGLRASQQITFGSVSVTARGTIGWRHAFGDVTPISAAAFAGGTPFTVAGLPIAKNAALIEAGLDFNLTPQATLGLSYGGQFGSRFTDQSVRGNFIWKF; the protein is encoded by the coding sequence ATGGTTGCGATCAAACAGCGTGGCATCGTCGATAGGGCTCAGCGTGGCGCAGGCCAAAGTCGGCGACTGGCCCTGCTCGCCACGACCGCCCTGCTGTCGCTGGCGCCCTCGATCACCTTTGCGCAAGTAGTCATCGACGGCGGCGCGACCGAGACCGTGCCCGGCACACAAGCCTCGCCTTGGACCATCGGCAATACGTTGACCGTCGGCGCTTTCAGCAATGGCACGTTGAACATCGGTCCTGGCGGCGTCGTCAGCAACACCGACGCAATCGTCGGTGATCAGATCGGTTCGAGTGGAACAGTCGATGTGTCCGGCGCGGGGGCGATCTGGAACAGCTCCGGCGCCCTCATCATCGGATCGACCGGCAGCGGCTCTCTCACCGTCCGTAATGATGCAACCGCCACCGCCAATAACGTCACCGCCGGCGTCTATCCCGGCAGCAGCGGCGGCATCGTCGTCGACGGTGCGTCGTCAGTTCTGAGCGTCGCCAACCAGCTCATCGTCGGCGACCTCGGCTATGGCGCGCTTGAGGTGCGCAACGGCGGTTGGGTCGTCAACACCGAAGGATATATCGGTTACATGCCGAGCGGCTACGCCAACCAGGTCAGCGTGACCGGCGCGAATTCCCGATGGGACAATCTTGGACCGCTCTACGTCGGGTACAATGGCGATGGATCCCTCGCCATTTCTGGCGGTGGAACGGTGAATGCGATCGCCGTCGGCATCGGCAGCAATACGCCCGCCGCGACAGGCGCCGTGAACGTCGACGGCCCCGGCTCTTCTCTCAATGTCCTGTTCAATCTCTATGTCGGCTTTCAGGGCTCAGGCCAGCTCACATTGACCAACGGTGCGCAAGCAACGGCCTATGGCATCTTTGTCGGCGACCAAACGGATGCCATCGGCTCGATTCGCGTTTCGGGCGTCAACTCGATTCTGACCAGCGCCGTCGATACGATCATCGGCAACCTCGGCCGAGGCTCCCTGACGATCGAGAACGGCGGCGCGGTGATGACTGGCGGCAATGCCGCGGTGGGTGCGGAGACCGGTTCTTCGGGCGGCGTGCTGGTCACAGGCGCGGGTTCGCTCTGGGATATCGCGGGCAGCACGCTCTCTGTCGGTGGCGCTTCGGGCGCCGGCTATGGCCAGTTGACCGTCAATGACGGCGCCACCGTCACCGTCGGCAATGGCAACGGCCTGATCGAAGCGGGCTTGAGCTCCAATGGCTTTGGACGAATTGTCATCGGAGGCGCCATTACCTCGCCTGGAAACAACCCGCCCGCGGCTCCTGGCACGATCAATGCCGCCGAAGTGCAAGTTGGCGACCACGGAACAGGCAGCCTCGTTTTCAATCACACGAGCTCGAATTACACATTCACGCCAATCATCAGCGGCAATGGAAATGTCGATAACGTAGCCGGCACGACGATATTGACCGCCGATAGCAACGGCTTTGCGGGAATCACCACGGTTAGCGGCGGACATTTAGTCGTCAACGGCAAACTTGGAAGCACTGTCTACGTGCAAGCGGATCCGAGCCAAGAGCGTGCGATGCTCAGCGGCACCGGAACGATCGGTGCCCTTTACATGGGCACCAACAGCATCGTGGCGCCAGGCAATTTGATCGGCACGTTGAATGTCGTTGGCAATGTCATATTCAACGGCGGCTCAATCTATCAGGTCGAGCTCAATGCCGCCGGTCAATCCGACCGGATCGCCGCCGGCGGGACAGCAACGATCAGCGGTGGCAGCGTGCAAGTGCTGGCGGGTGCGGGCAATTACGCGCTATCGACCCAATACACCGTTCTCACCGCCACAGGCGGGCGTAGCGGCACCTTTGACTCGGTTTCCTCCAACCTCGCCTTTCTCGCGCCATCGCTCAGCTATGACGCCAACACCGTCTATCTGACGATGACCCGCAACAGCATCGACTTCGCGGCTGTTGGCGACACGCGCAACGAGCGCGCCGCAGGCGCCGGTGTCGAGAGCGCTGGCTGGAGCAGCCCGATCTACACTGCGGTTCTCAATCTCTCGGGACCTCAGGCCCGCGCTGCCTTCGATCAACTTTCCGGCGAGGTACATGCCTCGGTTCAGAACGTGATCATCCAGGACAGCCACTTCCTGCGCGACGCCAGCCTGGATCGTCTGCGGTCCGCCTTCGATGGTGTCGGCGCTGTGCAAACGCCGGTCATGTCCTATGCCTCCGGTGGCCCGGTGCTGGTGCCGGGTAAGACCGAACGCTTCGCCATCTGGGGCCGCGCCTTCGGTGCATGGGGCACGACCAATAGCGACGGCAATGCTGCTCGCCTGCGCCATGATGTGGGCGGCGCCTTCATCGGCGCCGACGGATTGGTCGGCGACAACTGGCGCTTCGGTCTCCTCGCCGGCTACAGCCGCTCCACCTTTCGTGTCAGCGATCGTTCCTCGTCAGGCGCCAGCGACACCTACCACCTGGGCGTCTATGGCGGTTCGCAGTTTGGCGCCCTCGCCTTCCGCTCGGGCGCCAGCCTCTCCTGGCATGACATCACCACCAACCGCGCCGTCAATTTCCCTGGCTTCACCAACAGTCTGCACGGTCGCCAGACGGCGCGCACCGCGCAGGTGTTCGGCGAACTGGGTTATGGCATCCGGGCCGGCAGTTTCGGCTTCGAGCCCTTCGCCAATCTCGCTTATGTCAATCTGACCACCGATGGCTTCAGCGAAACCGGTGGCCCGGCGGCGTTGGCCGTGCGTGGCAACAGCACTGGCATCACCTACTCCACGCTGGGCCTGCGGGCATCGCAGCAGATCACGTTCGGCTCTGTCAGCGTGACGGCGCGTGGCACCATCGGCTGGCGCCACGCCTTCGGCGATGTGACACCGATCTCGGCAGCCGCCTTCGCCGGCGGCACGCCCTTCACTGTCGCCGGCCTGCCGATCGCCAAGAACGCCGCTCTCATCGAAGCTGGTCTCGATTTCAACCTGACACCACAGGCGACGCTCGGTCTCTCCTACGGCGGCCAGTTTGGCTCGCGCTTTACCGATCAGAGCGTCAGAGGCAACTTTATATGGAAGTTTTGA
- a CDS encoding autotransporter domain-containing protein, giving the protein MPSLYSRVSPLSLIILSCSFGITSAIAADITIPAGTTSTGARNFGGTDQITIGAGATLTSAANPTLNQNSAATGVVIDNAGTIESTGTGTRAIRFNNGTAMTFTLTNRAGATIQSQNDAVQVGQNVSSGTIIVNNYGTIQATGVNGNNGQSIDFGNITAGTASITINNYAGGLLQTADADGIRPGNNATVNNAGSIIAHDYLNNTGADGVDFQNSTGGTVVNSGLISGGRHGINHGYDAASNSPSSYITVINEAGGEIIGRNGSGFGSDVGGKVINYGLISGRIDDRAGVPNGDGDGVDIDYIGDITNYGIIEGIGAKGVGSDGLTNTAQGIAIGGGVIRNMAGGIIRSTGDGILVDNSSQGPAFGAIEITNAGTITGDRYGIYINSTLDNVITNSGTITGGNGQAIVFGSGNDTLNIRTGSVINGAVDGGGGYNRISLDGTGTFAGAINFQTMSVDSGSWTLTGTQSYADGISIAGGAALNAAGTIGGLITVSSGGLISGTGTIGALLVSSGATVAPGNSIGTLNVAGNITFASGSIYQVEVNATGQADKIAAGTANINGGNVQVLAAAGTYAPLTQYSILTTTGGRTGTFSGVSSNLAFLTPSLSYDANSVYLTMTRNNINFAAIGVTSNQSSTGAGVESSGWGNPVYNAVLNLSAPQARAAFDQLSGEVNASSKTVILQDSHFLRDASVDRLRSAFDGVGATPTPVMSYAPGGPVLLPGKTERFAVWGRAFGGWGTTASNGTAARMRNDVGGAFIGADGLVGDNWRVGLLAGYSRSSFRVNDRSSSGASDNYHLGIYGGSQFGAFVFRSGASISWHDLTTNRAVSFAGLATNSLHGRQTARTAQVFGEVGYGIRAGSFGLEPFANLAYVNLTTDGFSETGGPAALNVRGNSTGITFTTLGLRASQQFNLGSVSLTARGTLGWRYAFGDVTPISAAAFAGGTPFSVAGLPIAKNAAIVEAGLDFNLTSQATLGISYGGQFGSRLTDQTIKGNFAWKF; this is encoded by the coding sequence ATGCCATCCTTGTATAGCCGTGTCAGTCCGCTCTCTCTCATCATTCTCTCTTGTAGTTTTGGCATCACAAGCGCGATCGCCGCCGACATCACAATCCCGGCAGGCACCACATCCACGGGCGCGCGGAACTTTGGCGGTACGGATCAAATCACCATTGGCGCCGGCGCGACGCTGACGTCAGCGGCCAATCCGACCCTGAATCAAAACTCCGCCGCCACGGGCGTGGTGATCGACAACGCCGGGACGATCGAATCGACGGGCACCGGCACCCGCGCCATCCGTTTCAACAATGGCACGGCGATGACCTTCACGTTGACCAATCGCGCCGGCGCGACAATCCAGTCGCAGAACGACGCCGTGCAGGTGGGGCAGAACGTCAGCAGTGGCACGATCATCGTCAATAACTACGGCACGATCCAGGCCACCGGCGTCAACGGTAACAACGGTCAGTCGATCGATTTCGGCAATATCACCGCCGGCACCGCCAGCATCACCATTAACAACTACGCCGGCGGCCTGCTGCAGACCGCTGACGCGGACGGCATTCGTCCCGGCAATAATGCGACGGTGAACAATGCCGGCTCGATCATCGCCCATGATTATCTGAACAACACCGGCGCCGATGGTGTCGATTTCCAGAACAGCACCGGCGGCACGGTGGTCAACAGCGGCCTCATCTCCGGTGGCCGGCACGGCATCAATCACGGTTACGACGCCGCCTCGAACAGCCCTAGTTCCTACATCACCGTCATCAACGAAGCCGGCGGCGAGATCATCGGCCGTAACGGTTCGGGCTTTGGCTCGGATGTCGGCGGCAAAGTCATCAACTATGGCCTGATCTCCGGCCGGATCGATGACCGCGCTGGCGTTCCCAACGGCGATGGCGACGGCGTCGACATCGACTATATCGGCGACATCACCAATTATGGCATCATCGAAGGTATCGGCGCCAAGGGTGTCGGTTCCGATGGCCTGACCAATACCGCCCAGGGCATCGCCATCGGCGGCGGCGTCATCCGGAATATGGCTGGCGGCATCATCCGCAGCACCGGCGACGGCATCCTGGTCGACAACAGCTCGCAAGGGCCGGCCTTCGGGGCGATCGAGATCACCAATGCCGGCACGATCACCGGAGATCGCTACGGCATCTATATCAACAGCACGCTCGACAATGTGATCACCAACTCCGGCACGATCACCGGCGGCAACGGCCAGGCGATCGTTTTCGGCTCGGGCAATGACACTCTGAATATCCGCACGGGTTCGGTGATCAACGGCGCTGTCGACGGTGGCGGTGGCTATAATCGGATTTCGCTTGATGGCACCGGAACCTTCGCCGGCGCCATCAACTTCCAGACGATGAGCGTCGACAGCGGTTCCTGGACGCTGACCGGCACGCAATCCTATGCGGACGGCATTTCGATCGCTGGCGGAGCCGCGCTCAATGCAGCCGGCACGATCGGCGGCTTGATCACGGTGTCGAGCGGCGGTCTGATCTCGGGCACGGGCACAATCGGCGCCCTCCTCGTCTCGTCCGGCGCCACGGTGGCGCCGGGCAATTCGATCGGCACGCTAAACGTCGCCGGCAATATCACCTTCGCCAGCGGCTCGATCTATCAGGTCGAAGTCAACGCGACCGGACAGGCCGACAAGATCGCCGCCGGCACAGCCAACATCAACGGTGGCAACGTGCAGGTGCTGGCGGCTGCGGGCACCTATGCGCCCTTGACCCAGTATTCGATCCTCACCACCACCGGTGGCCGCACCGGCACGTTCAGCGGCGTTTCTTCCAACCTCGCCTTCCTGACGCCGTCGCTCAGCTATGACGCCAACAGCGTCTATCTGACGATGACCCGCAACAACATCAACTTCGCCGCGATCGGCGTCACCTCGAACCAGAGCAGCACGGGCGCTGGCGTCGAGAGCAGCGGCTGGGGCAATCCGGTTTATAACGCCGTTCTCAACCTCTCGGCGCCGCAGGCCCGCGCCGCCTTCGATCAGCTCTCGGGCGAAGTGAATGCCTCCTCCAAGACTGTCATCCTCCAGGACAGCCACTTCCTGCGTGACGCCAGCGTCGATCGGCTGCGCTCGGCCTTCGACGGTGTTGGCGCAACGCCGACACCGGTCATGTCCTATGCGCCAGGTGGTCCCGTGCTTTTGCCAGGTAAGACCGAACGCTTCGCGGTCTGGGGCCGCGCCTTTGGCGGCTGGGGTACGACCGCCAGCAACGGCACTGCCGCACGGATGAGGAATGATGTGGGCGGCGCCTTCATCGGTGCCGACGGCTTGGTCGGTGACAATTGGCGCGTCGGTCTGCTCGCCGGCTACAGCCGTTCAAGCTTCCGCGTCAACGACCGCTCCTCGTCAGGCGCCAGCGATAATTATCACCTGGGCATCTATGGCGGCTCGCAATTCGGTGCCTTCGTCTTCCGTTCCGGCGCCAGCATCTCTTGGCATGATCTGACGACCAATCGCGCCGTCAGCTTCGCGGGCTTGGCCACCAATAGCCTGCACGGCCGCCAGACGGCGCGCACCGCACAGGTGTTCGGTGAAGTCGGCTATGGCATCCGAGCTGGCAGCTTCGGCCTCGAGCCCTTCGCCAATCTCGCCTATGTCAATCTGACCACCGATGGCTTCAGCGAGACCGGCGGACCGGCGGCACTCAACGTGCGTGGCAACAGCACCGGCATCACCTTCACGACGCTGGGCCTGCGCGCCTCGCAGCAGTTCAACCTCGGTTCGGTCAGCTTGACGGCCCGTGGCACGCTCGGCTGGCGCTATGCCTTCGGCGATGTGACGCCGATCTCGGCAGCCGCCTTCGCCGGTGGCACGCCG